The following are encoded in a window of Cyprinus carpio isolate SPL01 unplaced genomic scaffold, ASM1834038v1 S000006625, whole genome shotgun sequence genomic DNA:
- the LOC122144240 gene encoding centrosomal protein 20-like, with translation MLASVETLEARGVLGQLKARIRAEVFSALDAESTPRPPLSHENLLINELIREYLQFNKFQYTALVLTAESGQTEVPLDWEFVANELNVREDSLSARCK, from the exons ATGCTTGCCTCCGTTG AGACGCTGGAGGCCCGTGGGGTCCTGGGGCAGCTGAAGGCGAGGATCCGGGCAGAGGTGTTCAGCGCGCTGGACGCTGAGAGCACGCCGCGGCCGCCGCTGTCCCACGAGAACCTGCTGATCAATGAACTGATCCGAGAATATCTGCAGTTCAACAAGTTTCAATACACCGCCTTGGTGCTGACCGCAG AATCAGGTCAGACTGAAGTTCCCCTAGATTGGGAGTTCGTGGCCAATGAGCTCAATGTCAGAGAAGATTCTCTGAGTGCAAGATGTAAGTAG